The Apium graveolens cultivar Ventura chromosome 6, ASM990537v1, whole genome shotgun sequence genome contains a region encoding:
- the LOC141664203 gene encoding cation/H(+) antiporter 15-like: MVYGKNSTDAIVCYSPTMITTLGIWQGDNPLDYSLPLFILQLTLIVLLTRILVFVLKPFRQPRVISEILAGIILGPSVMGRNKKLADAIFPLRSVMILETMANVGLLYFLFLVGVEMDLSVIRRTGKKALAIAVAGMFLPFLTGISFSYFLLQKTQVVRQGTFILFLGAALSVTAFPVLARILAELKLLNTEMGRIAMSSALVNDMCAWILLAFAIALAETRSMTFTCFLVIFSGAAFVVFCILVVRPMIEWIIDRTPEGENVSEFYICVILTGVMICGFITDTIGTHSVFGAFIFGLVIPNGPLGATLVDKLEDFVSGLLLPLFFAISGLKTQISTINGVGTWALLVFVIVLACAGKIAGTLIVAVYYRMPFHEGITLGILMNSKGLVEMIVLNVGKDHKVLDEKAFAMMVLVTLAMTSIITPTVTSIYKPARKYGTHKRRTIQRIKQDSEFKILACIHSPKNVPTIINLLETSNPSKRSPICAYVLHLVELTGRSSAILIVHNNRKTGSQPLNRTQAQSDHIINAFESFEQEVQYVTVQPLTAISPYSTMHEDICTVAEDKHVAFIIIPFHKQQAVDGKMEVMNPAFRIINQNLLANAPCSVGILVDRGFTSSAMLSAHQICHHVAMLFFGGPDDREGLAYAWKMSDQPGVNLTVMRFIPGDDVSEPNSESCFNKDDPRVLTVLTDHDKEKQLDDDHINAFREKSKDDESIIYTEKIVSNGEQTLAAIRSIDNIHDLFIVGRGQGMTSPLTAGLTDWSECPELGAIGDLLASSDFGATYSVLVIHQYVGMGAHGDAVVGTPNSPGKRNEFGSRMIRQEDATMVNTS, from the exons ATGGTGTATGGAAAGAATAGTACGGATGCCATTGTTTGTTATTCCCCAACAATGATAACAACACTTGGGATTTGGCAGGGCGATAATCCATTGGATTATTCTCTACCGCTTTTTATATTGCAATTAACATTGATTGTTTTACTCACTCGTATTCTTGTTTTCGTCTTAAAACCCTTTCGCCAGCCTCGTGTTATCTCGGAAATCCTC GCTGGAATAATATTGGGACCGTCGGTGATGGGGCGAAATAAGAAACTGGCGGATGCAATATTTCCTCTAAGAAGTGTAATGATTCTTGAGACAATGGCAAATGTAGGTCTTCTCTACTTTCTTTTCCTGGTTGGAGTGGAAATGGATCTTAGTGTGATCCGTCGAACGGGTAAAAAAGCTCTAGCTATTGCGGTTGCGGGTATGTTTTTGCCTTTCTTGACAGGCATTTCATTCTCCTATTTTTTACTTCAGAAAACGCAAGTGGTAAGACAAGGCACCTTCATACTATTTCTTGGGGCAGCCCTCTCCGTCACTGCCTTCCCCGTGCTGGCTCGGATACTGGCTGAGCTCAAACTACTCAACACGGAGATGGGAAGAATTGCTATGTCATCGGCTCTTGTTAATGATATGTGTGCATGGATTTTGCTTGCATTCGCCATTGCATTGGCTGAGACCCGAAGCATGACATTTACTTGTTTTTTGGTGATTTTTTCTGGCGCTGCATTCGTGGTCTTCTGCATATTGGTAGTTCGTCCGATGATTGAATGGATAATTGATAGAACACCCGAAGGCGAAAACGTTAGTGAATTTTATATATGTGTCATTCTCACAGGAGTAATGATATGTGGCTTTATCACGGATACAATTGGAACACATTCTGTTTTTGGAGCATTCATTTTCGGATTAGTGATCCCCAACGGGCCACTAGGTGCTACACTTGTAGATAAGCTCGAGGACTTTGTGTCGGGGCTTTTGTTGCCTCTTTTCTTTGCCATTAGTGGCCTTAAGACGCAGATTTCTACCATTAATGGGGTTGGTACATGGGCGCTCTTAGTTTTTGTTATTGTTTTGGCATGCGCTGGAAAAATAGCTGGAACTCTTATTGTTGCAGTATATTATAGGATGCCATTTCATGAAGGGATCACCCTCGGTATACTCATGAACTCCAAAGGCCTTGTGGAGATGATTGTTCTTAATGTTGGCAAGGATCATAAG GTACTGGATGAAAAAGCATTTGCAATGATGGTGCTGGTGACATTGGCTATGACAAGTATCATCACCCCAACTGTTACATCAATTTACAAGCCTGCAAGGAAGTATGGAACACACAAAAGAAGAACCATACAGAGGATAAAACAGGATAGTGAATTTAAAATACTAGCATGCATTCATTCTCCAAAAAATGTTCCCACGATCATAAATCTCCTCGAGACCTCAAATCCAAGCAAACGATCCCCAATATGTGCCTACGTTCTTCACCTCGTGGAGCTCACTGGTCGATCCTCTGCCATCCTAATTGTCCACAACAACAGAAAAACTGGCAGTCAGCCTCTTAATCGTACACAAGCTCAGAGCGATCACATAATCAATGCTTTCGAAAGTTTTGAACAAGAAGTCCAATATGTGACTGTACAGCCACTCACAGCAATTTCACCATACTCCACCATGCATGAAGATATTTGCACAGTTGCAGAAGACAAGCATGTAGCTTTCATCATCATTCCATTTCACAAACAACAAGCAGTTGATGGAAAAATGGAAGTTATGAATCCAGCTTTTCGGATAATTAACCAAAATTTATTAGCCAATGCTCCATGTTCAGTCGGGATTTTAGTTGATCGGGGATTTACCTCTTCAGCCATGTTATCAGCACATCAAATTTGTCATCATGTTGCTATGCTCTTCTTCGGTGGACCTGATGATAGAGAAGGTTTAGCATACGCATGGAAGATGTCGGATCAGCCTGGCGTTAATCTAACTGTAATGCGATTTATTCCAGGAGATGACGTGAGCGAACCAAATTCAGAGTCATGTTTTAACAAAGATGACCCTAGAGTTCTAACAGTCTTGACAGATCATGACAAAGAAAAACAACTAGATGATGATCATATAAATGCATTTAGGGAAAAGAGTAAGGACGATGAGTCCATCATATATACCGAAAAAATAGTAAGTAATGGTGAACAAACATTGGCAGCAATTAGATCAATAGATAATATTCATGACCTGTTTATAGTTGGGAGAGGGCAAGGCATGACGTCTCCATTGACCGCTGGTTTAACCGACTGGAGTGAGTGTCCGGAACTTGGAGCAATCGGAGATTTGTTGGCTTCATCTGATTTCGGTGCCACGTATTCGGTGTTGGTGATTCACCAGTATGTGGGCATGGGGGCACATGGAGATGCGGTGGTCGGAACGCCAAACAGTCCTGGCAAACGTAATGAATTCGGTAGTCGTATGATCCGGCAAGAAGATGCTACAATGGTAAATACCTCTTGA
- the LOC141668812 gene encoding 14 kDa proline-rich protein DC2.15-like: protein MEMAFKTLVLALNLLFFTLVTSTYCPPPPAPKPKCPPPPAPKPKCPPPPAPKPKCPPSVPKTPPSPYPKVATCPRDTLKLGACANVLGGLIGLVVGAPPKQPCCSLLEGLVDLEAAVCLCTAIKANILGINLNLLVDLSLLLNYCGKKVPTGFQCP, encoded by the coding sequence ATGGAGATGGCGTTCAAGACTCTTGTTTTAGCTTTAAACCTTCTCTTCTTCACTTTGGTCACTTCTACTTATTGCCCACCACCACCTGCACCCAAGCCTAAGTGCCCACCCCCACCTGCGCCCAAGCCTAAATGCCCACCGCCACCTGCCCCGAAACCAAAATGCCCGCCATCCGTGCCAAAAACCCCACCATCACCGTATCCCAAGGTGGCAACTTGTCCTAGAGACACACTTAAGTTGGGTGCTTGTGCTAATGTTCTCGGTGGCTTGATCGGTCTCGTGGTTGGAGCCCCACCAAAACAGCCATGCTGCAGCCTCCTTGAAGGGCTTGTTGATCTTGAAGCTGCTGTTTGTCTTTGCACCGCTATTAAAGCTAATATATTGGGCATTAACCTCAACCTTCTTGTTGATTTGAGCCTGCTGCTCAACTATTGCGGCAAGAAAGTTCCCACTGGCTTCCAATGCCCTTAA
- the LOC141663714 gene encoding pEARLI1-like lipid transfer protein 3: MASKVLSPSITLVLALNLLFFSLVTSTYCPPPPSPKPKLPPVHKPKSPPHSSPTPKTPSTPKPKTPTTPKTPASPPKVPTPPSAATCPRDALKLGACANVLSGLIGVVVGTPSKEPCCSLLSGLADVDAAVCLCTAIKANVLGLNLNVPVDLSLLLNYCDKKLPSGFKCE; encoded by the coding sequence ATGGCTTCCAAGGTTCTATCACCAAGTATCACTCTTGTTTTGGCCTTAAATCTTCTCTTCTTCTCTTTGGTCACTTCTACTTATTGCCCTCCACCACCTTCACCAAAACCAAAACTACCACCAGTACACAAGCCAAAATCCCCGCCACATTCTTCACCAACACCCAAAACTCCCTCAACTCCCAAGCCCAAAACTCCGACAACACCCAAAACTCCAGCATCACCTCCTAAAGTCCCAACACCTCCTTCAGCCGCAACTTGCCCAAGAGATGCACTAAAATTGGGTGCTTGTGCAAATGTGCTAAGTGGCTTGATTGGTGTTGTTGTTGGAACCCCGTCAAAGGAGCCATGCTGCAGTCTTCTAAGTGGTCTTGCTGATGTTGATGCTGCTGTCTGTCTTTGCACAGCCATCAAAGCTAATGTCTTGGGTCTTAACCTCAATGTACCCGTTGATTTGAGCTTGTTGCTAAACTATTGCGACAAGAAGCTTCCATCTGGCTTCAAATGCGAGTAG